From the Oncorhynchus keta strain PuntledgeMale-10-30-2019 chromosome 13, Oket_V2, whole genome shotgun sequence genome, the window acaatacttcgtccacatcacaggatacgttttctcttgccaaacattgagggaagtatctcctagcatggcgtatacaaccttggacagaggcaacctctatgtccccacatagaccatatttataattgcagtctcttatacatctgtaaacaagcgtcctcgtcctccatgatgtctttgcctttccactctgtacagaattcaaacacagtatgtgttcagcataggaactgtaaacaatgtacaaCATTTTTttagtacagcatgataaccaacctcattcattcaatgcagtgcagtaaatggatggcttaaaGTTACAAGTGTTTATGCAATACTATGCAGTCGTACGTATTTTATAGTACATCGctgtaatgctaaaatagtcattagatagttgcatacctgttctcatttctgaaggttcAAATTATGGACAccactgtaaatcgactcaagttgggctggactctcagtccagcctctctcatggtcaaaccgtgGTTGATCATATGATCAACAAGTTTTGCCCTAATCTCATCAGACatggctctccttccttctcttctttgcccccctcctcctcttcctcttcctctccctcctactcctcttgctctctgtccattgttggcatccattgttcaaaacaggtcatctgacctttgacctatttataggcttatactacagtaaagcagtgattggttagtgatcagttaagctattagtgtttgcacatgtgaggagtgtgtgtgtgacctggtgaataagtgtagcattttgattggttgtgtttggaaaaggaaagcaagtcacttcctgttCGATTTTTGTGTTTCAGGTAGATAATTttgtgtagtgttttgaaaaaagtgttttatgcaattgacaactgagtcaaacgttgagaaatagcttatggttttggatatttggtgtgtagttttgcactttgagtgagaggtttcaaaaatcgtgtgacatgaaaagattttgtgtgtaagcagttggaaaaaactgtaaatgCTTAACACGTGCAGCTGAGGTTTTGGTGGTGTACAAAACCTGCAGCCTGCACTTACAGGCGCCCCCAAGGACCCTTAGGGGTGCTTGATGTTTGGCACCCAGAAAGGTTGGTTTGAGGAAAGCAGGCTGTGTGAGAAAGGGAGATGCTGTGCAGCCTCTCAAGAGGTAACTAAGTtgatttgctctctctctctctctctctctctctctctctctctctctctctctctctctctctctctctctctagctctatcTCCACACTCTCTCCACTTGTTTCTATTTAGGCATGTGTGTGGAATAGAAATGTTCCAGGCCTTTTGTTAGGCCGGTCCTCAGTACCTCCACTGCCACCCGCTCATATAATAGgagctcaggctcaggctcaggctcaggagGCAGAGAGTAGGAGGGGAAAGGTCTGCCACCATAATCAAGGAGGTAAAGAGGCGGGAGACTGTTTGTCTGGGatacacaggaggagagaggagccccAACTCAGGTCAGGTACTTTAACATTTATCcagtgaggttgtgtgtgtgtgtgtgtgtgtgtgtgtgtgtgtgtgtgtgtgtgtgtgtgtgtgtgtgtgtgtgtgtgtgtgtgtgtgtgtgtgtgtgtgtgtgtgtgtgtgtgtgtgtgtgtgtgtgtgtgtgtgtttgtgtgggtacGTGCGTGCGTGGattctgcgtgcgtgcgtgcgtgcgtgcgtgcgtgcgtgtgtgtgtgtgtgtgtgttttgggtgtACTTGATGGATTCTGACTCTGCTATTATGAGACTTCAGGTTGGAGTGCTGAGAAtttgggaggggagagagaattagCCAGGCTAAATCTGGGGGGGGGATTATCAGAAAACAGAAAAAGTGCTAGTTCCTTTGTCCAGCTATGCTCCCTGATCCACCATCGAACTCATGTACATATTTGCATTGTGTTGGCCTGTGTTTCCTATTGTTACTAGCATTTAAATGAAGCCAGAATCATCTTCGTCATCTCAGAACATGGATTTGATTTCCAGTACCTGACAGTAACTGTGCCGAGGTGTTTGTGAATAGCCACTTTTGGAATCTCATACTCCAGAGGTAAGTTATTAAGTCAGTATTTTCTTACTCATATTACCATGCTCAGTTTGGGGCTAATTACACTTGATGTGTGTGTAAAGAATCAAAAGTGTTTAGTTGGGTCTACTCTTTATAAAACTATTTGTTGAATGGTTTAAAATCCATTGAAAGCTGCATTCAATTCATGTTGGCTCTGAACAAGTCTTGACTTAGCTTGTTTTGCCAAGGAAAGTGAAAACGACTGAGGGAAAgtaaaatggaaaataaatggaAAGGAACATGGAAGAACCTCAAAGAACATTGCCTTTTCAAGATCATGTAACATCAAACATAACATCAAAATGCATCTTATATTTCTGCCCTTACAGAAAAAAACACATTATTTCACTTGTTGAAagtcacatgatttcacatgtgacGTTTTATGCGAAATCTTGTTTTGAAACACTTCAAGTGATCACGTTTTCACATGTCTAGTTTTGTGTAATCACATGTTGCTTTACATGTTttcacattaacttcacataagaTCACGTGATcacatgaaaacatgtttttggaacacttcacgtgTTCACGTGTGAAATTCATGGGTTTTTTTGCGTAAGGGTGAGCAAGCTGAGAGGCAGTGGGCTGTCCTGTATCTGACTGGATAGAATGGGTGATCCAGCGGAGGACAGAGGGAAGCTGACCAGCCAACAGGAGCTGTGTGTTTCTGACAAGCAGGCCACCAAACGCCCCTGCTGTTCCACACTCAAGGTGCTTAATAATGCTTTAAAATGCACACAAATGAATGTGCATGCACTCTGTCTGCACACGCATCcacgcatgtgcacacacacagacagatgtgcGAAACATATGCACTCACGTCGTTCCCATGACTACACATTGGCACGCAcataagcatgcacacacacacacgttgacaAACAACCATTGGCAAGCACATAGACCCGGAGAAACACACACTAATGTTCTCTCCCTTGTGTTTGTCAGCTGTTCATCGTGGCCCTGTCATTCGCCTACTTCTCCAAGGTTCTGTCAGGGACCTACATGAAAAGTGCCATCACTCAGATAGAGAGACGCTTTGACCTGTCCAGCTCTCTCATCGGACTCATAGACGGCAGCTTTGAGATGGGTATCAACAATAACATTAAGTTGCTTGAGAATTCATGTCGTGAAAACTAGATCTTCACTACAGACCACAGGGTGGTCCATTTTAGTTGTGATTCAGTCAGTCTGCTCTCAATACTGTTCTGTTTTGTAGTTGTTCCTATTAATTGATTAACTGGCAGTTTGTCCACACCTCTACTGTCAAACCCCTAACATTGCTTGATGTGCTGCTATGTTGCGGTAGCCTGGAACCCAAACTGTTATGCTATTTTTAGTTGAAAAAAAACAGAGCTTAAATTTGCGTTTCCAGGCTACTGTAGTATTGTGGTTTCTTGCAGGTAACCTGCTGTTCCTGGCTGTGGTCAGCCATTTTGGCGCAAAGATGCACCGGCCCAGGCTCATTGCTGTGGGCTGTTTCCTCATGGCTGTAGGATCATTCCTCACAGGCCTGCCACACTTCTTCATGGAACGGTAATACAATTGAAATACTGGTAAAACTTATATTGTCGAGATACTCCTATACGGATGATAGTTTCACTTTAGAAATAAAGAAATGTATGCAGTTGCTGATTAATCTTGGTTAACTAAGAACTAAAGTATTGCGTAATTGGTCAGCTGCTTGATTGTGTTATGGAGCTATACATGTTAACAGATGCTATAAGAAGGAGCGTAATCGGAATGAGGagctccaccttctctctttaCAAGTCCAAGTCAACGGGCCAAATGTCCCCTCCCCTTTCGAAATTGGAAATCTGCTAACACACAAAATAACCAGTAACAACAAAACCACAGAAACTACTGCTGCTTGTTAGCCTATGCATCCCATTCCTTCCTCACGGGTTCTACGTAAATCAGTTGTGTTTACGTAGATCTGTCCACAAAAGATTAGTTGTTGATCAGCGTCTCATCTCAACAAATCACATCTTTGTTACACTTAAACTTGAATCCGTATTCATCACAAGGCCCGTAGAACATGACATGACTACTAACTGGTCTGTCTCTTCTACAGCTACACATTTGACACAGTCATCCAAGGCTCAATGAATGACAGTGTCAGTATAACTCCATGTCTGGACCTTCTAAATCAGACAGACATCCCTGAGATCCAGAGGGAGACACCTTCGGACATCAACACAGGTACCAATCACAGAGAAACATCTTCACCTGTTTGTACCTTACAGCAGGAGTCTTATCAAAGGATGAACCAGCATGAGACTTTACTTACAATGCTATTTCTGCAGGCCCTACAGATGCCCTATTGGCTTCATAGGGAACCATGGTGCAGGGTACAAGTTGTACATACGTCATCCCTGATAGAGGAGTTATACTGTGcacctgtgtctctctgtatgaTTCCCTCTGTAGACTGTGTGAGGGACTCCAGCTCCCACATGTGGATTTATGTGTTTCTGGGAAACGCTCTGAGGGGGATAGGAGAGACCCCCGTCACCCCACTAGGCATCTCCTACATCGACGACTTCGCTAAAGCTGAAAACTCTGCTTTTTACATTGGTGAGTTAATTTGACTCGCAGCAGAGCAgaagccagtgtgtgtgtgtgtgtgtgtgtgtgtgtgtgtgtgtgtgtgtgtgtgtgtgtgtgtgtgtgtgtgtgtgtgtgtgtgtgtgtgtgtgtgtgtgtgtgtgtgtgtgtctgtgtgtgtgtgtgttgaccgtCAAATGAGTGTGTGTCGCATTTATTGAAAGTTCAAGGAATTTTACAACCCTAGTTGTGACTTATGTACAGTAACTGAGTAGATCGGGCTGTAGGCCTAACTGTGTGTTTTATGATTGACAGCATGTCTACAGACCATCACACTGCTCGGTCCCATGTTCGGTTTCCTGCTGGGGTCATTGTGTGCCAGTCTATATGTAGACATTGGGTATGTCGATCTGGGTAAGagaataacatactgtacacattaTTGTGTTAGGGTCCTTTCTACTAAGCAATGTATATTACTTTTGGATCGAAATGAATTCAAAACCACTCAAAAATACTCTAATAATTCCCTTTATGTTATTTGTATTCTCAGTATAGTATGTTTTATCAGTGCTTATGATAGAGATGTCTCTCACATCTTCCAGAGACTGTGACCATCACTCCCAAGGATGCCCGCTGGGTGGGGGCCTGGTGGCTGGGTTTCCTGGTCTCCTCTGTCATCATGCTCCTGTCAGGCATCCCCTTCTGGTTTCTGCCCCGCTCGCTGCCAaagcagggagaggagaacaaGCTGCCCCCTAGCCCCCCTACTCAGGATGGGATAGAGAACAACGACGCCACCTCACATCAGGCCATGGCGCTGGCTGAAATTGCAAAAGGTGGTCAGTCTTTCATTGGCGATTTTCCGATAGCTTATGAATAGAGCCCAGTCACTCAGGTCAAGTGAACAAGAAAAATGTCTGTCCCTATTTATGTACAGGAAATAGAATCCTGTGCCTATCTTTTATGATGGACATTTATATTCCAATACAGGAACCAGACATTATATACAGGGCCCTCTAACTGTAAATAATAAATACTCAAAGCATTCACATAACCCAAACCAGAAAAAGTAACTGTGTTGTATGTTTTTCTCGTGTATCTtcaggtttcataccatcactgaAGAAGCTGCTGAGCACACCAGCGTACTTTATGCTTCTGTGTGGCAGCCTCCTGAAGTTCAACTCCTTCATTGGCCTGCTCACGTTCAAAGCCAAGTACATGGAACAGCAGTTTGGCCAATCAGCAGCCAGAGCCAACTTCCTCATTGGTTAGATGCTGTAGCTACATGTTTCTCAATCAGCTACCGTCTTTATAAACCAACTGTGGCCCCTCCATCACCTTTCTGCTTCGTTTTCATTGTAAAGACAAACTCTATTGGTTGGATTGGACCTGAGGTTTGGGtcaaagacagagagataagggctgtgttttagacaggcagcccaaattATATTTCTTCCACTAatttgtcttttgaccaatcacatcagatattttcacatcagatatttttcagatttgatctgattggtcaaaagaccaattgcTCCAAAAAAgatctgaattgggctgcctgtctaaacaaaGCCATAGAAACCTGGACATGCTCCAACTGAAATGTTCCCTCATGTCAGCATTGATGTTGAATggcattaaataaataaaaaatgttctcTCTTGTCCCCTGTAGGTTTGTTGTGACTGAGTAGAAAAGAAACTCCAGTACACTGGTGATCTAATGCATCTTTAGAtgcagtatatatattttttctggtAACACTATAGATGGAAGTATTACTTTTCCAGGTGTGTTGAACCTGCCTGTGGTTGCCGTGGGGATATTCCTGGGCGGCCTACTGATGAAGAGGTATAAGCTTGGTGTTGTGTCTGGAGCCCAGCTGTCTTTCGTCACCTCCTTCATGgcctacctcctcctccttctgcagTTTGGCACTAAGTGTGACAACGTTCAGGTGGCTGGGCTGACCGTGTCCTACAATGGGTAAATATGACatctgattggttggttggttggtaggTTGATTAATTCATTCAATCATTGAGTGAATTAATTTATATGAAAACAAAAAAAGTTTTAATCAGTGGAATTTGAGGGAGAGTGAGACCAAAACACACATGGGCTTGTGCCGGGGCTCCCTCTTGTgggaatatacagtatggttgttaCTGAGCCAGGATCCCTGGCTGTTGTGTCACTGTGCCTATGTCATTGATAGTTCAGCAACAATTATTTAAACATCATTATGATTGGCATCCATTTTCTCTGTCCCCCAGCACCCCTGATGTAGTGTACAACGGCAACCTGTGGTCAGAGTGTAACAGAGACTGCTCCTGCTTGGCTGGGGAGTGGGACCCTGTGTGTTCAGACAACGGCATCACGTACACCTCCCCCTGCCTCGCAGGCTGCTCCAGCTCTACAGGATACGGCAAGAACACGGTACAAATACTATTAATGTaccgagtgtacaaaaccttcacagggatgctggcccatgttgactccaatgcttcccaccgttGGGTCAAGTTGTCCTTTGTCTTGATGCACACAGGAAACTTTTGAGCgtaaaaaacccagcagtgtgTCAGTTCTTAACAAAAACTGTCGCccatggcacctactaccataccccgtcgaaaggcacttaaatatgttcaccctctgaatggcacacatacacaatccatgtctcaattgtcacaAGGCATACAATCatttttttaacctgtctcctccccttcatctacactgattgaagtggatttgacaATGACACCCATAAAGGATTATAGCTTTCCCCTGGATTCACATGGTCAGTATATGTTATGGAAAAAGAGCAAATACTTTACCAGATCAGAGCATTGGAAGTCCCCCaggataaccctaacccttagacATGGGTTTG encodes:
- the slco1e1 gene encoding solute carrier organic anion transporter family member 1C1, which encodes MGDPAEDRGKLTSQQELCVSDKQATKRPCCSTLKLFIVALSFAYFSKVLSGTYMKSAITQIERRFDLSSSLIGLIDGSFEMGNLLFLAVVSHFGAKMHRPRLIAVGCFLMAVGSFLTGLPHFFMERYTFDTVIQGSMNDSVSITPCLDLLNQTDIPEIQRETPSDINTDCVRDSSSHMWIYVFLGNALRGIGETPVTPLGISYIDDFAKAENSAFYIACLQTITLLGPMFGFLLGSLCASLYVDIGYVDLETVTITPKDARWVGAWWLGFLVSSVIMLLSGIPFWFLPRSLPKQGEENKLPPSPPTQDGIENNDATSHQAMALAEIAKGFIPSLKKLLSTPAYFMLLCGSLLKFNSFIGLLTFKAKYMEQQFGQSAARANFLIGVLNLPVVAVGIFLGGLLMKRYKLGVVSGAQLSFVTSFMAYLLLLLQFGTKCDNVQVAGLTVSYNGTPDVVYNGNLWSECNRDCSCLAGEWDPVCSDNGITYTSPCLAGCSSSTGYGKNTVFHNCSCVLSSSAPEGSMSVILGQCPRSRECSRSFTSYMAVSVLSSFINSLGTTPGYMVIIRCIKPELKSLALGIQTLVMRTLGGIPAPVYFGALIDSTCLRWGIKKCGGRGACRMYDSDMYRVIFLGLITCLSGSSYFFIIAVIALLRIQFRKEGDTTTGQPPHSQLEIELQTPPKTTEPLNTPKEIEVHTPKEGEREGEPEQDNSLQTQKDTEVEEELSNTQVERTSDLILTRSQKEEVEEVFSRREEDVTPDAIPPAPVSKEDEKPSDQANEQAEGEVIVIHTHREKDNPHNLLAEMNHTEVEVEGLQG